The stretch of DNA ACCAACACAAACACGCCAGGAGCAAGAAGAACACCATCACATTGTCAGCAAAAAACCAGCACTTCAAAGAAACATTACCTAAGCAAACAGTCCCCAGGATTCCAAACCCATTCATATATATAGTAAGTATGGTGCTTCTGCATTTTTACTTAAGTGCCATTGCCATTTGGATTAAATCCACAGCATCTTCAATAACCCCAATCtataatatgttttgtttatgtttttaagcatatcattttttttttatatttattttatattctttctatagattttttttataatttttttagtgaaattacaatgaaagatataaaacttgcaactttagtggaatttttttaatagtaataatgataaattagtaactttagTGGTAATTGATCTTAATATATTAATACTGTAATAGAATAGAATATGTATAACGCTTATAATTCAATATCTAAGGCTTACAcaatttgttttcctttctaattttttgttttttttaatttttatttttcacacgTTATACTTTTCTAACATCTTAATGACCCCAACTTAAATCACAAGCAAGCGTTGTAAGTTCGACTAATTTTTCAATTGGCTAATTAGCGTTTTAATTAATTGTCACGTGAGGATATATCTAATCTTGTTATATCTAGCTAGGCACACTATAGGCACATCCAACTTAGCCATCTTTAATCTATCGTCAAAGAAAAGACTCGTATATTTctattattcttcttctttgaAATATAGGTTCGATTAGCTTACTTTACCATcatcaaaatgaaaataaaaaacttgcTTTACCAAATTTTGAAAGCTTTTGGAAACTTCTATCTAACTTTCTTTTATGGGTCaaaataaaccatttttttgtTCATCTATTTGGACCACTTCTTTGATACCTTAAGCTTTATACGTCAAAgaacataattaaaattgagTCCAACACGCCTACACAAACTATGTACCAATCTGCATGAATATATTTCcaactctttttttcttttttgtttttttttttgttgacaactTTCCAACTCCTTCTTAATCACATATGTTATGATTGGCTCATTTCAAGTCAAATTAACACATTTTTCTACAAGttgtcaattttctttttaaattggTAGATATCAAATCACCTATGTAGAATCACAATGGACGAAAAGAATTTTCTCAAGAATTTTAATGTTGTCACATTATCATAACTGAAGTTAAACTCGTCTGATTAAGCTGAAAGAGATCTGAATAAtttcaatcaaatatttttagggttaaaagttatatattaattataaagaTAATTATTACATTGACTTTTTAATAGACAAAAAGTTGTTACATTGtgtcaagaaagaaaaaaaagttgttaCATAATAGTGTAGTACATTAAAAAGAttaattactatttttcttGATGAATAAGGATAAGGAGTAGAGAGGGGGGAGGGTGTTATAAGCAATTTCATCTTTTCATACACAAATTAATTAAGCACACCCAAACTTTATAAAGTCATCCTTAAGCAACCTCAACCAACAAATGCACAACTCAAATAATTAAGATTCTTTCATCTCCTACGTCAAACCTTGCCAAAccctctaactagcttatagatCAAAGAAGAAAGTATAGTCACAAAAGCCATTTCATATTGTTTAATACATTATTTCTTCCAACCATAAATGGTCCCTATTATTTGTGTATAAAAACTCATTAGCATAATTGGAAGAAATCCAAGAAGCTTAAAAACCTTGTTAGTAAAAAAGTTTTTGCAAGAATTTCAAGATGAGCTACACGAAGCCAATCGTTAGTAAACTCTATTGTTCGTCTTCACAGATGGTGTTTGGTGTGAGGAAAAGGCCACATGTGGTGAATGGAGGCGGTTTTGTAGTCACTGATTGTAGTACTGAAAAGGTTGTTTTCAAGGTTTATGGTTGTGGGATTCATGGCAAAAAAGAAGAGTTGATTCTTAGAGATGGTGATGAAGAAGCTCTTCTTCTCATGCGCCGAAAGGTgtatatatcaatattttaattttacctAGTCGATTTGAATTTATACTTTTATATTATCGTTtaattctttaaaattttacattgatgtctaataaaaattaagtattttTAAGCTATTGTTAAATTGtggatataaaataattttagtctatatgtattttttttttttttttttggtacaatatgtATTGTTTTTTAATGGAACATATTATGTAGTAGGAACTAGCTAGTATAATTAAGATAGTGGTGCAAAATTTGTAACTTTCTTTAGTATATTAATTAGTTGTTTTATTagcatttaaattttttttttctgccaGAGTTTGAACTTCGATCTTTTATTTTCTGACTCCAACTCCTTCAACCCTATGTCGGAAAACATTGTAACTTGATTTCATCTTTTCTTGATAATGTGTAGGCAGGTATGGTTGAGGCTCTAAGCATTTATAAGAAATGGAAAGGTTATAGTGTAAACTATGAAGGGTCACAAAAACTGGTTTTCAGCTTAAAAGAACCTGGAAATTCATGTTTGGTTAAGAACAAAGGAATCAGAATTTCAATTGAGGCAGGGGCTGTTGGTAACAAAGGCTGGGACTTTGAGATAAGGGGTTATTTCCCTGATAAGCATTGTAGCATTGTTGACACTAGAGGCAACATAGTAGCACAGGTACACAATATttatgtaataataattattattcttAATTTACTCTAGAaggtttaaatatatatattgaaatgtaatctatataaatattttttatatttgataaaaaaaataaaaaaaaaaacttataaggTGATTAATTAGAGTATTGACTCTCAAATGAAATCATAAGTTTCCCTACAAACATCAACTTTTTGTGCTGACTATGAGACTAATCTGCTTAGATTGTTTAGGGCACAAgacttattttatttgattttcgcTGTCTCCTAAGTCCAAACCGGAGCGGAGTATATTATGTTGTTTCGCAAAGATTCAATAAAAGtaaaaacttctatattttcATGACTATTAAGTGAAACATATTAACTCCTAAGAGAGAAAATTAGAGAGATGTTTCATTTTTCTCACTATTTTTTGTCACTAATTTTTTTAGAAGTATAAGCTATAAATCCtggttaataataataatagtaataatgaaattttttattgatgtttATATACAGGTTGGGGTGAATAAAGAAGTGGAGAAATTGATGGAAAACAAGGATTTGTATAATGTGGTGGTGAAACCAGGAATGGATCAAGCTTTTGTCTTTGGAGTCATAGCCACGCTTGACTATATTTATGGAGAATCCACATATTGCTAGGGTTGAAAGAGCTAGCATGCTATGGTTTGATGTGAATTATTGCAATGAAAGAAAAACCAATATAATATTAGTTTCATTTTCACCTACCATCATTTTGatgcatattaatatatgtaGCATGAAGCTACATGATTGCATAGAGTTTTGAAGGAAGGGGATATTAGTTATAATAATGGAAATTAAGGAAATTAATTTGGTTGTTATTTACTTTgctttatgttaattttttaggtTAAATATTGGTCCTTTTGTATTGTATATATAGGATTTAATTTTCATGACTTTGAAAATGATGGGTGTAAaagttatttaattaattgttgaaaaaagccttattgtttataaattattttttattttatctttatttttataaattatttcgAATCTTTCCATGAATTCATTGGTGGtgaattagtttgaaatttgaagtaCTTTTTGAAATAGAGACGGCATCTTTGAGTGTGTTTGGCCAACTTTCTTTATATTTTCTCATTTTAAGAATAAGTTGGGCTAAACAATTTTTTAGAGAAGctctaataataaaaaagtagcTTGTTTTACatgaagaaaaacacaaaacaaataaCTTCAATATAAACCATAAATAGTTGCTTTGGTGTCCTTTAATTTATTCCTTCCTTTCTGTTTGCATGACACCTATTACATGCCCCATGCATACAATCCCTTTCAATCCCCTTTCTATTTCACATCACACATAGATAaatctttatctttatatttatatatataaaagttgtaATGTCTTCAACAAAACCTAATCTTAATCCTAATAATTCATattttggacaaaaaaaatggatttttttccattataatttgggacggagggagtaggtTATTAATATTATGGAAtatcgtttttttattttttgacaaatttatggAATAACGTTAAACTCTGAAAAAATTGTActtcatctctttctctaagtaATAAATCATCCAGCAACTAAATTTCCGAATGGATTTAACAAACGCAATGATGAAAGTGAGACTGGCGTAACTCAATAAGAAATATAACTTTTTGCTGAATCGGTCGAAGTTCTTTTATGACATACGtcattacatgaaaataagacCAATTTCAAGTCTTTTTAGAAGAATTGTAACTCACACTAGTTTGAAGATATTTGCAAAGGATGAAAGTAgctgaagaatgaagaaaatagcTAATATTCTGCTTTTTTCGCCCCGGGCGAAAATGttggtgcctcaggcgaaaattcctgtgccccgggcgaaaattcctgtgcctcaggcgaaatTTTGTCAGTTTATGATCAAACTTGAACCAAACAAATTTCCCCcctttttacatttaaatttatgtgtttaaatatgtattcaacttgtttttgaattacaacaatccctgtggaaagaacgatttttatactacttgacggctaattgtatacttgcaaattactccctccggtcctatatataaggaacactttggaaatttttttttgtcctttttataagaaacactctttaaatttattctttattaaatcgATAATGCcttatatacccttattaaattgtataaaatgcaatCTATTTCaatgttattaattaattacacaGACACATTCCCAAGGTTAattttggaataacacataacattttaaaattttaataaaaaaaataagcctccttggtatgtgtgtttttctcaatgtgttccttatatataggaccggagggagtattcatcaagtttttggcgccgctgccggggattgttgattgatTCAACAAGGCAATTGAACCATACTTAGTAATTTTtactgttttaatttttgtttctttttatcattttcatgtTATTCTTGTATATTTAAGATTTTCTCTTCATGtcttctttaattttctttactACTGAAAATTTTCTCTTAGTTTTGTAGCAATGAAATGGATTGATAACAGATTGGTTGAtaacaaagaaataaatatcatttattATCAACTATGTTTACTATCTTATGAACAAGAGAGGTTGGATGCAAAGATTTCAAGAAGATTGAAGGTGAGAAGTGATTCTTGTGGGTCGCATCATCACAATGACAATTGTGAGGAGTCTTGTTTAAAGGACGAAGAACATCAAGGGATTAAGATTGATTTCACCTCTCAACTCGAAAAGATATTGGATGAATTTTTTAGGTTAAATCAAGGTTCATTTGATGGATTTGAAGTTGATTGTCGTAATCTTGTTGAAAAGACAAATGAGTGTGAGAAGTTGTTTGAGATGGAGATGAAACATCATGctattggagaagaagaaaaattgaaaaccaagAAGAATGACATGAGAAGAGTGAACCATGGTGATCTCTATGTGACATTTGAGTTTCAACTAATGGAGTTTAAAGAGATAAATCAATTTTCAAAGAAGCATCAATCTTCTCAAAGGTGGGAGAGTGTCCATTCCAAAAGCTTAGTTATTGGAAGATGGGAATATTTGTTTCTCTATGCTAAGTTCATGGAATTCTTAACaaacaagaggaagaagaaagatgATGTGTTATTGCTATCATTTAGGCCACCCTAACAGTGGTTGAGGCGTCGAGCTCGGGACGTTAAAaaagcgcttcatgggaggcaacccatgagatTTACGGTTCTTTCTTCTCTCTCGTTTTTACTTTCTTGTTGGAATAATCGATTGGTCTGAAATAAGTCTTATGTTACCATgcttgttttgttgttttgtccGAATTGAATGctttaatatttttgaaaacctGAAACTATTTGCAATTTGTTTGGCTACCACCTTAGATTCAAATTTGTTGACCATTTGCATGATATGAATGCGTGATGTTTTTAATTGATTCTTATGCATCATTGTTGATTACTAAGGCAAAGCTTAGGGACTCTTACAAATAGTGACCACATTTTGAATCCGGCCTAACCGTGAGTTCTTGAGCCATACACTGATCTTTTGTTGATTATGAGAATTCCACACTTAGCTATGTCTCTAGAAtttgcgcatgttctctttaattgatttattgttgtgatGCACACACGAGGCAAATTGTTTGATACCTTGAGCCTgttcttttttttgaaaaagaccTTGAGCCTGTTCTAGCCACCCTTATCATTgtttatcctttgcttaacccctttgagcttaaagaaaaatattgtgTTTTGTGTTCTTACCCAAGTTTTGAATAtcacaatatatataaaaaaaaaggatgatTTTCTTGAAGAATTAGATACTTTTTCAGTGATTGTTGCACAATGCACGTCACTAAGTTTGGAGTTgcttttggaattagcaacaaataaagtttggggtgggtatactagagaataataataataaaaaattgaaagaaaaaaattcaaaagttcaccgagaaaagaagtaaaaaaaaatatatatacaaacatCATGGTGATcttcttgaaaacaaaaagaaaattgtgtttgaaattGGATAGTCAAATCCAAAAGAAAATGTGAAAAATTGTTCTCTAGTATCAATTCTTGAAAAATATGGTGGGGTGTTATACGTTTATTCAATCTAGTGGTATCTAACTTCAAGTTTTTCTACTCACTTACCAAAATGCCACCATCCACCCTTTATCCAGGCCACGTTACAACCGataaaagtcctctaatgtgtgtgctcatgacatggtgattgatttttgagaatgtctgcaaatttatagtaatctagttatgatgtgttgattgagtgaatATTACCCTCAAACAGGAGAGTCGGTGAGGGTGTGAAGAGATTAAGTATggtcaatctttgtttgatgctctTTGTTTTTCCTAAATTTGAAACTGTGTGTATTTGAATCATGACGAAATTGATCGTTGAAATATTATGCAAATTGCGTCTAACttgattgggtttgagtttgtgtAGCCAAATGGATTGAggtagtgttttgttttcttagagATTGAGATATTCCTCGAGGACAATGAATGAAATAAGTTTGGGGTTATGATGACATGCGtcattacatgaaaataagacCAATTTCAAGTCTTTTTAGAAGAATTGTAACTCATTTCATGGAAGAATAATGCACTAGTTTCAAGATATTTGCAAAGGATGAAAGTAgctgaagaatgaagaaaatagcTAATATTCTGCTTTTTTCGCCCCGGGCGAAAATGttggtgcctcaggcgaaaattttGTGCCTGAGGCGAAAATTcctgtgcctcaggcgaaaattccCAGTTGAAAAGCACCTCTCTATTTGCTTGTTCGCCTGAGCTGAAAAATcctgtgcctcaggcgaaaattttACCAGAAAAAGTACCTCTCTGTTTGCCTGTttgcctggggcgaaaatgtTGGCGCCTCAAGCGAAAATTCtgtgcctggggcgaaaatgcTCGTGCCTGAGGCGAAATTCTCATTTATTGACTCCGGTTATAAAAGGAAAAGGCAGATCTGAGATGATGGATCGAAAATTGACATTGGAAACATCAAATTGAACAACTTTTGAAGATCTAGGAGCTTGGAGGCAAGGATtgaagtgtggaaacacatcaagatcatCTTGTAAACATGCTTTCTCTCATTTCTTTGATTGTAATGTTTTCTTATACTATGTGTAACTAAATTcccatgattggtccttaggggatTCTGATTTCTATTTCTCTTGAACATGTGATTCTCATTTGAATTGAtatatgaattacgaagttagtttctttgattattccttatgcttaatgctttatatgaATTATCTACTTATATGATGAattcaatgatttattttactatgacgataggaatgaatcatcgatctaggaataattgatcgattaactttcacttaagacatttcggattgttaattgagattttatagattaaagtttgtaatcctcaattgatcatagattacctaagacattaggaatcgatgatcaagggagaggattatgttaccaagacattgggcataatcatttttgatttaatctaatcgtgaaactaaattgagtaaatttgtaatcatacatgaaattaccaagagaagtagtaattagatgaaccaaaatgATCAATCGCTTTTCTTCATTTGATTTGAAACCTAAGTTATTTTGTCAGTTTATGATCAAACTTGAACCAAACAAATTTCCCCcctttttacatttaaatttatgtgtttaaatatgtattcaacttgtttttgaattacaacaatccctgtggaaagaacgatttttatactacttgacggctaattgtatacttgcaaattactccctccggtcctatatataaggaacactttggaaaattttttttgtcctttttataagaaacactctttaaatttattctttattaaatcgATAATG from Trifolium pratense cultivar HEN17-A07 linkage group LG5, ARS_RC_1.1, whole genome shotgun sequence encodes:
- the LOC123884284 gene encoding protein LURP-one-related 6 yields the protein MSYTKPIVSKLYCSSSQMVFGVRKRPHVVNGGGFVVTDCSTEKVVFKVYGCGIHGKKEELILRDGDEEALLLMRRKAGMVEALSIYKKWKGYSVNYEGSQKLVFSLKEPGNSCLVKNKGIRISIEAGAVGNKGWDFEIRGYFPDKHCSIVDTRGNIVAQVGVNKEVEKLMENKDLYNVVVKPGMDQAFVFGVIATLDYIYGESTYC